Proteins found in one Haloferax litoreum genomic segment:
- a CDS encoding ArsR/SmtB family transcription factor, whose product MESDRTLSALGNEYNPDILRAADEPHSAQEFSEMLDIPIATCYRRIEELTAAGLLELHDRVLSDEHRRTNVYRREVDEIVVRFESDDYTVSVTERPEVKNKLDDVWRKIAQD is encoded by the coding sequence ATGGAGTCTGACAGGACACTTTCCGCCTTGGGAAACGAATACAACCCTGACATCCTCCGTGCCGCCGACGAACCTCATTCGGCACAGGAGTTCAGTGAGATGCTGGATATCCCCATCGCAACCTGTTATCGCCGAATCGAGGAACTGACGGCTGCCGGGCTTCTCGAACTTCACGACCGCGTCCTCTCCGACGAACACCGCCGGACGAACGTCTACCGGCGAGAAGTAGACGAAATTGTCGTCCGCTTCGAAAGTGACGACTACACTGTGAGTGTGACCGAGCGGCCAGAAGTCAAGAACAAACTCGACGACGTCTGGCGCAAAATCGCTCAAGACTGA
- a CDS encoding DUF7500 family protein, producing the protein MDDERPRRRQREQGVVDTDDLDISHDERVAQIESGRYVITTGGDKPPSREQLATDDADDETNDQQTGDGSPDGDGDDAAQSDQTSDRPEVVLPRDPRKRAILARRLLTERVGSIKADHALVATALVDGNVERHESVSDDVTDVFHSMMSWYANAVGSGETPPDEVLGILLLASEVQVTYPSRAIAALAASYGLDRTDSIGNLLDVIEDDGASFPPRGSR; encoded by the coding sequence ATGGACGACGAGCGTCCAAGGCGTCGACAACGTGAGCAAGGCGTGGTCGACACTGACGACCTCGATATCAGCCACGACGAGCGTGTCGCCCAGATAGAATCGGGACGGTACGTCATCACGACCGGTGGTGACAAACCACCGAGTCGGGAACAACTCGCCACCGACGACGCTGACGATGAGACGAACGACCAGCAGACAGGTGACGGCAGTCCCGACGGCGACGGCGACGACGCTGCACAATCCGACCAGACCTCGGACCGTCCGGAAGTAGTCCTCCCTCGCGACCCCCGAAAACGCGCGATTCTCGCTCGCCGACTCCTCACCGAACGAGTTGGGTCGATTAAAGCAGACCACGCGTTGGTCGCCACGGCACTCGTCGATGGGAACGTGGAACGACACGAGAGTGTCTCCGACGACGTGACCGACGTCTTCCACTCGATGATGAGTTGGTACGCAAACGCAGTCGGGAGCGGTGAAACGCCTCCCGACGAGGTACTTGGAATCTTGCTCCTCGCTTCCGAAGTTCAGGTCACGTATCCGAGTCGAGCGATTGCAGCACTCGCTGCCTCGTACGGACTCGACCGCACCGACTCCATCGGCAACCTACTCGACGTGATAGAAGACGACGGTGCGTCGTTCCCGCCGCGCGGAAGTCGGTAG
- the cheY gene encoding chemotaxis protein CheY encodes MASKVLVVDDSAFMRNLLKQLLEGEHEVVGEAENGVEAVELYRELDPDVVTMDVVMPIRNGIEATSEIKSQDPGASVIMCTSVGQEEKMREAVEAGADGYITKPFQKPNVLQAIADVIQAEA; translated from the coding sequence ATGGCAAGCAAGGTACTGGTCGTGGACGACTCTGCGTTCATGCGGAACCTCCTCAAACAACTCTTAGAGGGCGAACACGAAGTCGTCGGCGAGGCAGAGAATGGCGTCGAGGCGGTCGAACTCTACCGAGAACTCGACCCGGACGTCGTCACGATGGACGTCGTCATGCCGATTCGAAACGGCATCGAAGCCACGTCAGAAATCAAGTCGCAAGACCCGGGTGCGTCTGTCATCATGTGCACCTCCGTGGGTCAGGAAGAAAAGATGCGAGAGGCCGTCGAGGCCGGTGCGGACGGATACATTACGAAGCCGTTCCAGAAGCCGAACGTCCTCCAGGCCATCGCCGACGTAATTCAGGCCGAGGCATGA
- a CDS encoding chemotaxis protein CheC, with protein sequence MNLDVRSLRTFSRLAHSGAEKAAGSLTTLAGIDTYVNVTKVELGTKADVENEFAERDLVSVNIGFSGGLDGRTILAFSPESAERLVDALVPGMDPTSGDGELAASSLKEVANIMLGGFIDGWADYLDTSIDITTPTYVDEDSGGPLEEVETDGFEHQDDERILVFRNQLEAADDAIGFDLYMVPTSQSIGTIVEASGDDGALPVESFAAFSEMICDGANQASDDITAMTGIDTAVEVSRLSFVPIEGVPMSLTDGVRRGVVLEFTGTPSGYIAILFDEPSAENIASSLLPGMEADEAMRQSAIQEIGNIVTSGFLDGWANALETTIEISPPRHVHDIGSAIVDPLATDLAQSQEYAFLIDSTIRTDDDEFTCDIYALPDENELRKALEQLSPAA encoded by the coding sequence ATGAACCTCGACGTACGGTCGCTTCGCACGTTCAGCCGACTCGCCCACTCGGGCGCCGAGAAGGCCGCAGGGTCGTTGACCACCCTCGCCGGCATCGATACGTACGTCAACGTCACGAAGGTCGAACTCGGCACGAAGGCGGACGTCGAAAACGAATTCGCCGAGCGAGACTTGGTCAGTGTCAACATCGGATTCAGCGGTGGATTAGATGGGCGCACGATATTGGCCTTCTCACCCGAGTCTGCCGAACGGTTAGTCGACGCACTGGTGCCCGGGATGGACCCGACGAGCGGCGACGGCGAACTCGCCGCGAGCAGTCTGAAGGAAGTCGCCAACATCATGCTCGGTGGGTTCATCGACGGGTGGGCCGACTACCTCGACACGTCTATCGATATCACGACGCCAACGTACGTCGACGAAGACAGCGGCGGTCCACTCGAAGAAGTCGAGACCGACGGGTTCGAACACCAAGACGACGAGCGAATCCTCGTCTTCCGCAACCAACTCGAAGCGGCAGACGACGCGATTGGATTCGACCTCTACATGGTCCCGACGTCACAGTCGATTGGAACCATCGTCGAGGCCAGTGGTGACGACGGTGCACTCCCCGTCGAGTCGTTCGCCGCGTTCTCCGAGATGATTTGTGACGGAGCGAATCAGGCCTCAGACGACATCACCGCGATGACGGGCATCGACACTGCGGTGGAGGTCAGTCGCCTGAGTTTCGTTCCGATAGAAGGTGTTCCGATGTCGCTGACGGACGGCGTCCGCCGCGGTGTCGTCTTGGAGTTCACCGGGACGCCGAGCGGATACATCGCTATCCTCTTCGACGAACCCTCCGCCGAGAACATCGCGAGTTCGCTCCTTCCGGGCATGGAAGCAGACGAGGCGATGCGGCAGAGCGCTATTCAGGAGATTGGGAACATCGTCACGTCGGGATTCCTCGATGGGTGGGCGAACGCGTTGGAGACGACCATCGAGATCTCACCACCGAGGCACGTCCACGACATCGGGTCAGCAATCGTCGACCCGTTGGCGACAGACCTCGCCCAGTCACAAGAGTACGCGTTCCTCATCGACTCGACCATCCGGACAGACGACGACGAGTTCACGTGCGACATCTACGCACTCCCGGACGAGAACGAGTTGCGGAAGGCTCTCGAACAACTCTCCCCGGCGGCCTAA
- a CDS encoding chemotaxis protein CheD, translating into MQVYTTDTPTSTSGRIKVGIADYAVDSDGGSLTTSGLGSCIGVALYDPDSGVSGLAHAMLPEADPSGDPAKFADTGIQSLLSEMKDAGADPTRVVAKLAGGSTMFDFTSANGGASIGDRNVESARKTLERLGIDIVAMDVGGDHGRSLELDTSTGDLRVRSAKAGDQIL; encoded by the coding sequence ATGCAAGTTTACACTACGGACACACCCACGTCGACGTCTGGCAGAATCAAAGTCGGAATCGCCGATTACGCCGTCGACAGCGACGGGGGGTCCCTGACGACGAGTGGTCTTGGGTCTTGTATCGGCGTCGCACTCTACGACCCCGACTCGGGCGTCTCTGGACTCGCCCACGCGATGCTTCCAGAAGCGGACCCGAGCGGTGACCCGGCGAAGTTCGCAGACACTGGAATCCAGTCGTTGCTCTCGGAGATGAAAGACGCCGGCGCCGACCCGACCCGAGTCGTCGCGAAACTCGCCGGGGGGAGCACGATGTTCGACTTCACTTCGGCCAACGGCGGGGCGAGTATCGGAGACCGAAACGTCGAGTCGGCACGAAAGACGCTGGAACGACTCGGCATCGACATCGTGGCCATGGACGTCGGCGGTGACCACGGCCGGTCGTTAGAACTCGACACGTCGACCGGCGACCTGCGTGTTCGGAGCGCGAAGGCGGGCGACCAAATTCTCTGA
- a CDS encoding FlaD/FlaE family flagellar protein — translation MYLDPDDYDPDEIRRIARDSPQQRRNGDSRFEDRSPFRFNNPLFDRSREPASEALRSSQLEQLLVHQSRGDDDDGIEKPYLRSLPDKYGAERVVFDWLEFLVLKGGFKRAMDALRYYQTVGWLTSDVEETLRDYLLGFSAEVEEATDLDVDDHLLSLVYVARLSSMV, via the coding sequence ATGTACCTGGACCCGGACGACTACGACCCAGACGAAATTCGACGCATCGCCCGCGATTCGCCGCAACAGCGACGGAACGGTGACTCTCGGTTCGAAGACCGGAGTCCGTTCCGCTTCAACAACCCGTTGTTCGACCGGAGTCGGGAACCCGCATCGGAGGCGCTTCGGTCGAGCCAACTCGAGCAACTGCTCGTCCACCAATCACGTGGTGACGACGACGACGGTATCGAAAAGCCGTACCTCCGGTCACTTCCCGACAAGTACGGTGCCGAACGCGTCGTCTTCGATTGGCTCGAGTTCCTCGTCCTCAAGGGAGGGTTCAAGCGGGCGATGGACGCCCTCCGGTACTATCAGACGGTCGGATGGCTCACCTCTGACGTCGAAGAGACGCTTCGAGACTACTTACTCGGGTTCTCCGCGGAAGTCGAAGAGGCGACAGACCTCGACGTCGACGACCACCTGCTGAGCCTCGTCTACGTCGCGCGCCTGTCGTCGATGGTGTAA